The following proteins are co-located in the Streptomyces sp. NBC_01198 genome:
- a CDS encoding SDR family oxidoreductase, translating to MDLGLKDRVYVVTGGGRGLGLAAARELAAEGAMVVVSGRNAATVDAAAVELGGPDRALGVVADNADPGTAELLLATARTRFGTVDGVLISVGGPPPGTAAGVGDEHWQGAFESVFLGAVRIARAAAACLGEGGVIGFVLSGSVREPIPGLVISNGLRPGLAGFAKTLAAEVGPRGIRVVGLLPSRIDTDRVRELDALHGDPAVTRARASARIPLRRYGTPEEFGRAAAFLLSPAASYLTGVMLPVDGGATQAL from the coding sequence ATGGATCTCGGACTCAAGGACCGGGTGTACGTGGTCACCGGCGGCGGCCGGGGCCTCGGGCTCGCCGCCGCCCGCGAACTGGCCGCGGAAGGCGCGATGGTGGTGGTCTCCGGGCGCAACGCCGCCACCGTCGACGCGGCCGCGGTGGAACTGGGCGGCCCCGACCGGGCGCTGGGCGTTGTCGCGGACAACGCCGACCCCGGGACGGCGGAACTGCTGCTGGCAACGGCCAGAACGCGTTTCGGCACCGTCGACGGTGTGCTGATCAGCGTCGGCGGGCCGCCCCCGGGCACGGCGGCCGGCGTGGGCGACGAGCACTGGCAGGGCGCCTTCGAGTCGGTCTTCCTCGGCGCGGTCCGCATCGCCCGGGCCGCCGCGGCCTGCCTGGGCGAGGGCGGGGTCATCGGCTTCGTGCTGTCCGGCTCGGTCCGCGAGCCCATCCCGGGTCTGGTGATCTCCAACGGCCTGCGCCCGGGCCTGGCCGGCTTCGCCAAGACGCTGGCCGCGGAGGTCGGTCCGCGCGGCATCCGGGTCGTCGGGCTGCTGCCGTCCCGTATCGACACCGACCGCGTACGCGAACTCGACGCGCTGCACGGCGACCCGGCGGTGACGCGGGCCCGCGCCTCGGCGCGGATCCCGCTGCGGCGCTACGGGACGCCGGAGGAGTTCGGCCGCGCCGCCGCCTTCCTGCTCTCGCCGGCCGCCTCCTATCTGACCGGGGTCATGCTGCCCGTCGACGGAGGCGCCACGCAGGCGCTGTGA